The following are from one region of the Brassica napus cultivar Da-Ae unplaced genomic scaffold, Da-Ae ScsIHWf_1723;HRSCAF=2352, whole genome shotgun sequence genome:
- the LOC125598497 gene encoding 3-deoxy-manno-octulosonate cytidylyltransferase, mitochondrial-like isoform X2: MTLCSSSSSSQKTWIVHGILVGMAIAAAIGARAYLGRSRKFRSRVVGIIPARYASSRFEGKPLVQILGKPMIQRTWERSKLASTLDHVVVATDDERIADCCRGFGADVIMTSESCRNGTERCNEALEKLEKEYDVVVNIQGDEPLIEPEIIDGVVKALQVSPDAVFSTAVTSLKPEDGLDPNRVKCVVDNRGYAIYFSRGLIPFNKSGGVNPEFPYMLHLGIQVEEDLEQLKVLENGYKMKVIKVDHEAHGVDTPEDVEKIESLMRERNLS, encoded by the exons ATGACACTCTGTTCTTCATCTTCGTCTTCTCAGAAGACATGGATTGTTCACGGGATCTTGGTCGGAATGGCGATTGCTGCGGCGATAGGCGCACGTGCGTATCTGGGTCGATCCAGGAAATTCCGGAGCCGGGTCGTGGGAATCATCCCCGCCCGTTACGCTTCCTCTCGATTCGAGGGAAAGCCCCTCGTGCAAATCCTCGGCAAACCCATGATCCAG AGAACTTGGGAGAGGTCTAAGTTAGCCTCTACGCTTGATCACGTTG TCGTGGCCACCGATGACGAAAGGATCGCGGATTGCTGTCGTGGATTCGGTGCTGATGTCATCATGACATCAGAGTCTTGCAGAAACG GTACTGAGCGGTGCAACGAAGCTCTAGAGAAGCTGGAGAAGGAGTATGATGTGGTTGTTAACATTCAAGGCGATGAACCACTCATTGAGCCTGAGATTATTGACGGTGTTGTCAAAGCACTTCAGGTTTCACCTGATGCAGTGTTTAGCACAGCGGTGACATCGTTGAAACCAGAAGACGGGCTTGATCCTAACCGAGTCAAATGTGTTGTGGACAACCGTGGCTATGCTATCTATTTCTCAAGAGGCTTGATTCCTTTTAACAA GAGTGGTGGAGTGAATCCAGAGTTCCCGTATATGCTTCATCTTGGTATTCAG GTAGAAGAGGATCTAGAGCAGCTCAAAGTTCTTGAGAATGGCTACAAAATGAAG GTTATAAAGGTGGACCATGAAGCCCATGGAGTTGATACACCTGAAGATGTTGAAAAGATTGAATCTTTAATGCGTGAAAGAAACCTCTCATAG
- the LOC125598497 gene encoding 3-deoxy-manno-octulosonate cytidylyltransferase, mitochondrial-like isoform X1, with the protein MTLCSSSSSSQKTWIVHGILVGMAIAAAIGARAYLGRSRKFRSRVVGIIPARYASSRFEGKPLVQILGKPMIQRTWERSKLASTLDHVVVATDDERIADCCRGFGADVIMTSESCRNGTERCNEALEKLEKEYDVVVNIQGDEPLIEPEIIDGVVKALQVSPDAVFSTAVTSLKPEDGLDPNRVKCVVDNRGYAIYFSRGLIPFNKSGGVNPEFPYMLHLGIQSFDSKFLNVYSELQPTPLQVEEDLEQLKVLENGYKMKVIKVDHEAHGVDTPEDVEKIESLMRERNLS; encoded by the exons ATGACACTCTGTTCTTCATCTTCGTCTTCTCAGAAGACATGGATTGTTCACGGGATCTTGGTCGGAATGGCGATTGCTGCGGCGATAGGCGCACGTGCGTATCTGGGTCGATCCAGGAAATTCCGGAGCCGGGTCGTGGGAATCATCCCCGCCCGTTACGCTTCCTCTCGATTCGAGGGAAAGCCCCTCGTGCAAATCCTCGGCAAACCCATGATCCAG AGAACTTGGGAGAGGTCTAAGTTAGCCTCTACGCTTGATCACGTTG TCGTGGCCACCGATGACGAAAGGATCGCGGATTGCTGTCGTGGATTCGGTGCTGATGTCATCATGACATCAGAGTCTTGCAGAAACG GTACTGAGCGGTGCAACGAAGCTCTAGAGAAGCTGGAGAAGGAGTATGATGTGGTTGTTAACATTCAAGGCGATGAACCACTCATTGAGCCTGAGATTATTGACGGTGTTGTCAAAGCACTTCAGGTTTCACCTGATGCAGTGTTTAGCACAGCGGTGACATCGTTGAAACCAGAAGACGGGCTTGATCCTAACCGAGTCAAATGTGTTGTGGACAACCGTGGCTATGCTATCTATTTCTCAAGAGGCTTGATTCCTTTTAACAA GAGTGGTGGAGTGAATCCAGAGTTCCCGTATATGCTTCATCTTGGTATTCAG AGCTTTGATTCCAAGTTTCTGAATGTATATTCGGAGCTTCAACCAACGCCATTGCAGGTAGAAGAGGATCTAGAGCAGCTCAAAGTTCTTGAGAATGGCTACAAAATGAAG GTTATAAAGGTGGACCATGAAGCCCATGGAGTTGATACACCTGAAGATGTTGAAAAGATTGAATCTTTAATGCGTGAAAGAAACCTCTCATAG